The proteins below come from a single Papaver somniferum cultivar HN1 chromosome 11, ASM357369v1, whole genome shotgun sequence genomic window:
- the LOC113320104 gene encoding protein SLOW GREEN 1, chloroplastic-like codes for MESLAKFNQHPLNVSSNNRNHLLQFTKPISSISLKTLSKSNKTLIASFSSNKNPQFDKTPKNPFSSIIKTTCVTIFTTSLFLNQFSKPSIAARIPPETFESIEETEEEETKIAQGEEEKPIDEKQQAIDSLPNDVESLKLLMENKIKDKKVVEAVTILDKLIEIDPSDPQWPLLKSHLQSSIGEAEAATLGFEEILSKDPLSVEAYHGLVMAASQSETGELQNVLKRIENAMEKCKKEKNKKEDVRDFRLLIAQVRVIEGNYDEALIVYQELVKEEPRDFRPYLCQGIIYTLLRKTEEAAKSFEKYQKLVPKDHPYHRYFEDNMMATKVFSQIADSQTS; via the coding sequence ATGGAATCCCTTGCAAAATTCAATCAACATCCACTGAATGTCTCATCCAACAATCGTAATCATCTCCTTCAATTCACAAAACCCATTTCTTCAATTTCTCTCAAAACCctttcaaaatcaaacaaaaccctCATAGCTTCATTTTCTTCgaacaaaaatccccaatttgatAAAACCCCAAAAAACCCGTTCTCATCAATCATCAAAACCACATGTGTCACCATCTTCACCACTTCACTGTTCTTGAATCAATTCTCTAAACCCTCAATTGCAGCTCGAATTCCTCCAGAAACCTTCGAATCCATCGAAGAAACCGAGGAAGAAGAAACCAAGATTGctcagggagaagaagaaaagccTATAGATGAGAAACAACAGGCCATTGATTCACTTCCTAATGATGTTGAGAGCTTGAAATTACTGATGGAAAACAAGATTAAGGATAAGAAAGTGGTGGAGGCGGTGACGATACTCGATAAGTTGATAGAAATTGATCCATCTGATCCCCAATGGCCGTTATTGAAATCTCATTTGCAGAGTTCAATAGGTGAAGCAGAAGCTGCCACATTAGGGTTTGAAGAAATTTTATCCAAAGATCCACTCTCTGTTGAAGCATATCATGGGTTAGTAATGGCGGCGTCGCAATCGGAAACTGGAGAGTTACAGAATGTGTTGAAGAGAATTGAGAATGCAATGGAGAAATGTAAGaaggagaagaataagaaagaagatgTAAGAGATTTTAGATTGTTGATTGCTCAAGTTAGAGTGATTGAAGGGAATTATGACGAAGCGTTGATTGTGTATCAAGAGCTTGTTAAAGAGGAGCCTAGAGATTTTAGACCTTATTTATGTCAAGGTATTATTTATACTTTGTTGAGGAAAACAGAGGAAGCTGCAAAATCATTTGAGAAGTATCAGAAATTGGTTCCGAAAGATCATCCTTATCATCGGTATTTCGAGGATAACATGATGGCTACTAAGGTTTTCTCACAAATAGCTGATAGTCAGACTAGTTGA
- the LOC113322272 gene encoding cytochrome P450 93A2-like — MKKSINGEIVNVSKELVKLSNNLITQMMLGIKYSSSKERGKEVYFLIREVTEISGQFNVSDIFGFLRNLDLQGFLKKSTDIRSRYHILHERIIKEREEVRSKANSEGGNKMVKDFLDILLDASKNMNSEKARKEIDSFVGRNVRLVDESDLPYLQSIFKEVFCLHAPASMIAGESTQDFIIGGCSIPVKTRLFVNVWSINRNPKYWKNQLEFQPERFIIPEGVDGKSDQY, encoded by the exons ATGAAGAAATCAATCAATGGGGAAATAGTTAATGTTTCAAAAGAACTCGTGAAGCTTTCGAATAACTTAATTACTCAAATGATGCTTGGTATTAAGTATTCTTCAAGTAAAGAGAGGGGAAAGGAAGTTTATTTTCTGATTAGGGAGGTCACAGAGATTTCTGGTCAGTTCAATGTCTCAGATATTTTTGGCTTTTTACGAAACCTAGATTTACAAGGGTTTCTTAAAAAATCTACTGATATAAGAAGCAGATATCATATTTTGCATGAAAGAATCATCAAGGAGCGCGAAGAAGTAAGAAGCAAGGCGAATAGTGAGGGCGGTAATAAGATGGTGAAAGATTTTTTGGATATCTTACTtgatgcatccaaaaatatgaactCAGAG AAAGCTAGGAAAGAAATAGATTCGTTTGTGGGTAGGAATGTTAGGTTGGTGGATGAAtctgatcttccatatcttcaaTCGATCTTTAAAGAAGTGTTTTGTCTTCACGCTCCTGCATCCATGATTGCTGGAGAATCCACCCAAGATTTCATTATAGGAGGCTGTAGTATTCCAGTTAAAACTAGGTTGTTTGTGAATGTGTGGTCTATCAATAGGAATCCCAAGTACTGGAAAAACCAGTTGGAATTTCAACCAGAAAGGTTTATAATACCTGAAGGTGTTGATGGAAAAAGTGATCAGTATTAA